GCGGAAAACAAAGATTATAAGCTACTCCGCAAGGCATTTGGAAGTAAGCAGATGGGCAGTCTTTTGGAGCAGGCAAAAGCAGTACAGCAGTCCAAACAACGTGGAAAACGCTTTAGAAATAATCAAGAGGAAAGGTAGGAAAAACACTATGGAAAACAGGATTTATGATGAAAATAGCGGCTTTTGGTATGCAAAGCAAGGCGAGTATTACTTCCCAGAGCTTGCATTACCTTCCAAAGAAGAAAAGCCGATTGGAATTTGGGGGCAACGTCATTTGCAGTATCTAAAAGAGCATAAGCAGTTTGTATATCTCAATCTGCTGACAAGCGGCAGATTTAATGAATACCTTGTAAGCATAGATGAACAGGCAGCGGATATGTTTTTTCGGCTGGTAAAGGAATATGCTGACAGGCAAGGTGTGACGGAACAGCTAAAAGCAGAAAATCAGCTTTTATGGATTCAAAAAATGAATAATATTCGGGTTTGTGTGAGGGAAGTAGTGGAGGAAGAGATTATTTGTGTATGGTAAGGATAGTGACACTTCTGTGTTAAGCAGGAGTGTCATCTAAAAGGTCTAATGTACTATTAGATTAAAGAATATACGTTCTAAAAACTCATATTTTCGTGAGATTATCTTGATATATAGAGGAAAGTGTGATATGCTAATACGAGTGAATAAAAGGTAGGGAAATATTATGCCAGTGTGTTATGATAAATTATGGAAATTATTAATAGACAGAAAAATGAAACGAACAGATTTAAAAGATATGGCAGGGATTAGTTTTAATGTTCTGGCGAAAATGGGAAAAGGAGAAGCAGTATCATTGGAAAGTCTGTATAAAATATGTATGTCACTGAATTGTAATATAGGTGATATAGTGGAATTTTCTGATGAGAAAATCAAGTAGAGATAATTTTTAAGATGATTGTGAGGAAGATATGAATATGAACATATATGTGAAAATCAAAGAACTTGCAGATAAATATGCATCAGAGCTTAAAAATCAAGTAGATGCTCGAATTGAGGAAATGAAAAGTGATGACACATCGCATTATTTGATATATAGAGTATTAGGGGTTACTAATGAAGAAGGAAATCTTATTGATTTATATCAGAATAAAGGACGATTCTTATATAAGTATGCAGGTGCCTTTTTGGAAGAAGCTGCTTGTTTGTGCATAAAGCATAAGTATTCTGAAGCTGCAAAAGTAAGAATTCCCAATACGCTAGGGAGCAGACCAAAGACCTTTGAAATTGATTGTTTGGTTAATGGAATGGCACATGAAATAAAATGGAGGGATGCAACAACGGATGGGGATCATATTACAAAAGAGCATACACGAGTTAAAGTTATAAATGAGAAAGGCTATACACCTATAAGAGTTATGTTCTATTATCCACAACGTTCGCAGGCAAAAAAGATTCAAGAAACTTTAGAAACGTTGTATAGGGGGATTGGCGGACAATATTATTATGGTGATGCTGCTTGGGAATATATAAAAGAATTGACAGACATTGATTTGCTGGATGTTCTTCAGAAAATTGCAGATTCAAGGAAGTGATAGTGAAATGGTAATACATGGAGATTGTTTGGATATTCTGAAACAGATAGATAGTAATTCGGTTGATATGATTTATTTAGATCCACCTTTTTTTACGCAGAAAATGCAATCTTTGAAAGATACACAAGGGACTGAATATTTTTTTGGAGACGTTTGGAATAGTCGAGAAGAGTATTTGGATTATATGAAAGTACGTGTATATGAGTTAAAACGAGTTTTAAAAGATACAGGAAGTATATTTTTGCATTGTGACGAAAAGGCATCACACTATTTGAGAATAATATTAGATGATATTTTTGGAGAAGAAAATTTTAGAAGTGAAATCATATGGACTTATAAGAGATGGTCTAATTCAAAAAAAGGATTATTGCCAGGACATCAAACAATTTTCTTTTATTCCAAAACAAATAATTATAAATTTAATATTATTTATACAGAGTATTCTCCAACTACTAATATTGACCAAATCCTTCAAGAGAGAGTGAGGGATAATAGAGGAAAAGCAATTTATAAGCATGATGACAATGGTGAAATTATTTTATCAAAGGAGAAAAAGGGGGTACCAATGTCGGATGTTTGGGAGATTCCATTTTTAAACCCTAAAGCTAAAGAACGAGTTGGATATCCTACGCAAAAGCCTATTGAATTACTAGAAAGAATCGTTCGTATTAGTACTGATGTAGGCGATACAGTGCTTGACCCTTTTTGCGGGAGTGGAACGACAATGGTTGCGGCTGAATTAGTTAATAGAAAAGGAATAGGAATTGATATTAGCCGGGATGCGGTAGAAATATCCGAAAACAGATTGAAAAATCCGTATAAAACAGAATCCAGATTAATGAAATTAGGTATTGAATCATATAAGACAAAAAGTGATGTTGATAGTGCTATTCTAAATCAATTGGATTGTGATGTGGTGCAAAGAAATAAGGGGATTGATGGATTTCTTAAAAAATATTATAAAAATGCACCTGTGGCAGTAAAAATTCAAAAAGCAACAGAAAGTTTTAGTGAGGCAGTGGAATTGCTAAAAAATGCAGGAAAGAGAAAGAAATGTAGTGCAACAGTTTTGATACGTACTCAAAATGACAATTTAACTAGGCATGTTGATATCCCATCAAATATGATTATAATTGATGATTATAAGATACAGCTTGAACATGAATTAGAAGAAATGTTTTTTGCTGTATGTGTATCAGTTATGTAAACATATTAGATTAAGAATGTATGCTTTGTTTAGAATTAGAAAGGAAGTGTATAGTGGAGTTTTTAGAAGTTGTGAAGAAAAATGTTGAGAATATAGGTAAAACAACTTTAACAATTGCGGGTGGTTTATTTACTATTCTCTCAATAGTGTTATCATTCATAACGTGGGAAGATGTGGGAATAACAAATATTTATGTAAAAATCTTGATTTTTTTATCAATTTTAGGTGTAGCATTGATTATGAGTATTTTATGGATATGCATAATAAAAAGAAATTATCTGATTTGGGATAATGGAGATGGAAAGATAAATATTTGTTATGCTGATATTATGAAATTGGGATTTCCTAAAAAAGATAAGACAAAGAAAATTGTAGTTATTCCTGTAAATACATGTTTCGATACTATTGTTGATGAAAACTTATCCTTATATGACAAACCACTTGTATCACCTACAACAGTTCATGGTTTGTGGGTAAAGAACATGATAAAACATGGATTCCAGGTAAGCGATATAGATTCTGCAATAGATAACTATCTTTCACTAAAAGGCATTATGCCTATTAAAGAGTTGAGTGAACAAGAAAAGAAACGTGGGAAACGAAAATGCTTTGAAAATGGAACGATAGTTGTTGTTGAAGGAAAAAATAATATTGAGTTTTTTCTATTGGCATTATCAGAATTTGATGAAAACAATAAAGCCCAGGCTTCAAAAGAAGAAGTTATTAAATGTTTGAAAAAGCTATTGGAATTTTATGATATAAATGGACAAGGGTATCAAATGTATATAACATTGATGGGAACTGGCAGGTCAAGAGCGGGTTTAACGCATTATGACTCGCTTCAAATTACAAAATCAGTACTTTCATTGTATAATGAAAAAATACATGGAACTATTAACATAGTAGTTTATCAAAAAGATAGAAATAAAGTATCTATCTTCGCTTAAATATGAGAGGAGAAATATTATGTACAGAACAAGGACATATATTGCGGCTGATTGGTCAGGAGATTACGATGCGGTGGAACAGTTACATAAATGGAATAATAGTAAGCATTGGAGTTTATCTTTTACAGATGCTCATGATTTAATGCAAGCACGAGATAATAGTTTGAATTGTAGTATCAAATCTTCGCTGAATAAAAGATTAGATGCTTCTAAAGCTTTCGTTTTGATTGTGGGTAATAATACAACAACAGTGCGAAGTGGAAGTTGTCAGTATTGTGGAAGTTACAATAGTTATACACACTCATGTGGACGAGGTTATTCTGTCGATTATCGAAGTTACGTCGAGTATGAATGTGAGAAAGCTGTTAGAGATGGCTTGAAAATTGTTGTTTTATATAATGCGGCAACAGTAAATAAGTCTAAATGTCCAGATGCGGTAAAAAACGTTGGAACTCATACAGCCATGTGTTATTATGAAAATGGACAGTATTATTGGGATTATCAAGCGGTTAAAAATGCTATTGGATAAATTCTCATTAGTGTTTGAATAAATAGGGAGCTTGGATGGAAGCCAATGATTTGGGTAAAATACTTATAAACCGTTCATGGCTTTTCTTATCAAAATTGCTTATAATTTAATACATAGCATATAGCTATTATCCGCAGTTACAAAGCAGATGTTATCAACAGCGATAACAAAATGATAACATTAGCTCATATAGGCAGGATAATATGGATAAATCAAATTATCAAAAGAAATGTAAACACGACAATGAATAATCTCTAAACAAAATTGATTAGTAATTGTCGAGTTTGAATAGTAAACAGAGAGCCGGGAATCCGCATAAACAGCGGACTTTCCGGCTTTTGATGTGGGGCGTGATACCTTTTTGATACCTATATTCTCAAATAAACTTATTTAGTATATTTCCTAAATAACGTTGCAGTAAATAACATCATGATTATAGAACCGCATAATAGTTCGACAGACATAGCTATTTGCGTAATACCAGATGTGGGAGCAGCACTGCCTTGTCCTACGGTTATAAGTGTAAAAAAGCTGAAATATAGACTTTGGAGCCAATCAAATATTGTCTGACGATTAATATCAAAAATGCAATTTCTAAAATAAT
The sequence above is a segment of the Lachnospiraceae bacterium JLR.KK008 genome. Coding sequences within it:
- a CDS encoding TnpV protein yields the protein MENRIYDENSGFWYAKQGEYYFPELALPSKEEKPIGIWGQRHLQYLKEHKQFVYLNLLTSGRFNEYLVSIDEQAADMFFRLVKEYADRQGVTEQLKAENQLLWIQKMNNIRVCVREVVEEEIICVW
- a CDS encoding helix-turn-helix transcriptional regulator, yielding MPVCYDKLWKLLIDRKMKRTDLKDMAGISFNVLAKMGKGEAVSLESLYKICMSLNCNIGDIVEFSDEKIK
- a CDS encoding ApaLI family restriction endonuclease, which gives rise to MNIYVKIKELADKYASELKNQVDARIEEMKSDDTSHYLIYRVLGVTNEEGNLIDLYQNKGRFLYKYAGAFLEEAACLCIKHKYSEAAKVRIPNTLGSRPKTFEIDCLVNGMAHEIKWRDATTDGDHITKEHTRVKVINEKGYTPIRVMFYYPQRSQAKKIQETLETLYRGIGGQYYYGDAAWEYIKELTDIDLLDVLQKIADSRK
- a CDS encoding DNA methyltransferase — protein: MVIHGDCLDILKQIDSNSVDMIYLDPPFFTQKMQSLKDTQGTEYFFGDVWNSREEYLDYMKVRVYELKRVLKDTGSIFLHCDEKASHYLRIILDDIFGEENFRSEIIWTYKRWSNSKKGLLPGHQTIFFYSKTNNYKFNIIYTEYSPTTNIDQILQERVRDNRGKAIYKHDDNGEIILSKEKKGVPMSDVWEIPFLNPKAKERVGYPTQKPIELLERIVRISTDVGDTVLDPFCGSGTTMVAAELVNRKGIGIDISRDAVEISENRLKNPYKTESRLMKLGIESYKTKSDVDSAILNQLDCDVVQRNKGIDGFLKKYYKNAPVAVKIQKATESFSEAVELLKNAGKRKKCSATVLIRTQNDNLTRHVDIPSNMIIIDDYKIQLEHELEEMFFAVCVSVM
- a CDS encoding macro domain-containing protein, translated to MEFLEVVKKNVENIGKTTLTIAGGLFTILSIVLSFITWEDVGITNIYVKILIFLSILGVALIMSILWICIIKRNYLIWDNGDGKINICYADIMKLGFPKKDKTKKIVVIPVNTCFDTIVDENLSLYDKPLVSPTTVHGLWVKNMIKHGFQVSDIDSAIDNYLSLKGIMPIKELSEQEKKRGKRKCFENGTIVVVEGKNNIEFFLLALSEFDENNKAQASKEEVIKCLKKLLEFYDINGQGYQMYITLMGTGRSRAGLTHYDSLQITKSVLSLYNEKIHGTINIVVYQKDRNKVSIFA
- a CDS encoding molecular chaperone Tir, with the protein product MYRTRTYIAADWSGDYDAVEQLHKWNNSKHWSLSFTDAHDLMQARDNSLNCSIKSSLNKRLDASKAFVLIVGNNTTTVRSGSCQYCGSYNSYTHSCGRGYSVDYRSYVEYECEKAVRDGLKIVVLYNAATVNKSKCPDAVKNVGTHTAMCYYENGQYYWDYQAVKNAIG